The genomic interval CCGCCGGTCGTGCAGCCCAAGCGCACCCGGAAGAAGGCCGCTGCCGCGTAGGCGCACCTGCGCCAGCCCGCACCCTGCGTGGCGCCATGCGCGGGCGTCGCCCGACGGCCCCCCTAGCGTTGCGTCATGACAGTGCAGCACGACTACTCGGTGGACCTGACGTGGTCGGACGCCGCCGGGACGGGTTCGTTCGGCGGGTATTCGCGCGACCACGAGCTCGTGGCGCCGGACAAGTCCGAGCCGCTGCACGCGTCGGCGCCCGAGTGGTTCCGGGGGACAAGGCTCGCTACAGCGCGGGCGAGCTGTTCCTCGCCGCGGTCGCTTCGAGCCACATGGTGCGCTTCCTGGAGATCGCCTCCCAGGTGGGGCTCGTCGTGGTCGAGTACACCGATCATGTCGTCGCCACGGCCCGGCTCGGCTCGCGTGGTGACGGCATGCTGACGGACCTGACGCTCCACCCGAGCGTGACCGTGCGGCCGGGGCCGCACGCCAACGCCGCGGAGGTCCTGCTGCTGCACGAGCGCGCGCAGTCGATGAGCCTGGTGCGCCCGTGCCTGACGATCGGGGTCGGCATCATGTCGGGCCGGCTGACGGTGCTCGCCGAAGAGTGACCGGGTCTGTCGGGCCCTCGTCATAAGGTGGCCGTATGCCCGATCCCGCCACCTACCGCCCGGCGCCGGGGGAGATCCCGACGTCGCCGGGGGTGTACCGGTTCCGGGACCCGCACGGCCGGGTCATCTACGTCGGCAAGGCCAAGAGCCTGCGCCCGCGACTGTCGAGCTACTTCCAGGACATCGCGAACCTCCACCCGCGCACCCAGACGATGGTCACCACGGCGGCGTCCGTCGAGTGGACCGTCGTGGGCACGGAGGTCGAGGCGCTCGCCCTCGAGTACTCGTGGATCAAGCAGTTCGACCCGCGGTTCAACGTCAAGTACCGCGACGACAAGTCGTACCCGTATCTCGCGGTGACGATGGGCGAGCCGTTCCCGCGTGCCCAGGTGATGCGCGGGGCTAAACGCTCCGGGACGCGGTACTTCGGGCCGTACGGCCATGCGTGGGCGATCCGCGAGACGCTCGACCTGCTGCTGCGGGTCTTCCCGATCCGCACGTGCTCGGCCGGGGTGTTCAAGCGTGCCGGTCAGGCCGGGCGCCCCTGCCTGCTCGGCTACATCGACAAGTGCTCGGCGCCGTGCGTGGGCCGTATCAGCCCCGAGGACCACCACCAGCTCGCGCAGGACTTCTGCGACTTCATGGCCGGCGACACCCAGCGCTTCGTGCGACGGCTGGAGAAGCGCATGCGGGAGGCGGCCGCGAGCCTGGAGTACGAGCAGGCGGCGCGGCTGCGCGACGACATTCAGGCGCTGCAGCGAGCGCTGGAGAAGAACGCCGTCGTCCTGGGGGACGCGACCGACGCCGACGTGTTCGCGCTCGCCGGCGACGAGCTCGAGGCGGCCGTCCAGGTCTTCCACGTGCGAGGGGCCGCATCCGCGGGCAGCGCGGCTGGGTGGTCGAGAAGGTCGAGGACGTCACGGACGCCGAGCTGGTCGAGCACCTGCTCCAGCAGGTCTACGGCGACACGGTCGACGACGGCGGGGCCGCGGGCGTGCCGCGCGAGGTGCTGGTCCCGGTGCTTCCGCCCGACCCGCGGCAGGTCACGGCCTGGCTCACGGGCCTGCGCGGCGCCAAGGTCGAGGTGCGCGTCCCGCAGCGGGGCGACAAGCGCGAGCTCGCCGAGACCGTGCGCGCCAACGCCGAGCATGCGCTCGCCTTGCATCGCACGCGCCGCGCCGGCGACCTGACGACGCGCAGCCAGGCGCTGCGCGAGCTGCAGGAGGCGCTCGACCTCGACAGCGCCCCGCTGCGCATCGAGTGCTACGACGTGTCGCACACCCAGGGCACCTACCAGTCGGCGTCGATGGTGGTGTTCGAGGACGGGCTGGCACGCAAGAGCGAGTACCGGTCGTTCAGCGTGCGCGGGCCCGAGGGCGAGGGCGCACGGGACGACACCGCCGCGATGCACGAGGTCATCACGCGGCGGTTCCGCCGTTACCTCGCCGACCGGGCGCGGTCGAGCGAGCTGGAGCTGGAGCTCGAGTCGGGCGAGGTCGACGCGGAGGTCGAAGAGCCGGGCGGCGGCAAGCAGCGCTTCGCCTACCCGCCGCACCTGGTCGTCGTCGACGGCGGACCACCCCAGGTCGCCGCCGCACAGCGTGCCCTCGATGAGCTCGGAGTGACCGACGTCGCCCTGTGCGGGCTGGCGAAACGGCTGGAGGAGGTCTGGGTGCCGGGGGAGGAGTACCCCGTCATCCTCGAACGCTCGTCGGAGGGGTTGTACCTGCTGCAGCGCGTCCGCGACGAGGCGCACCGCTTCGCGATCACCCAGCACCGCAAGCGCCGCTCGAAGGGCATGACCGCCTCGGTGCTCGACGGCGTCGCGGGCCTGGGTCCGGCGCGGCAGAAGGCACTGCTGACGCACTTCGGCTCGGTCAAGCGCCTGCGCGCGGCGAGCGTCGAGGAGATCGCCAGCGTCCGCGGCATGGGGACGGCCACCGCAGAGGCGGTGGTCGCCGCGCTCCACCCGGCGCCGGACGCCGCCGCCGCGCCGGACGACACGACGGTGCCGGACGACGCCGCGGCCGCGCGGGAGGGGTCGCACGGCGAGACGGCTGGCATGCTGGGCGCATGACGGAGCCGACCAACCCGCCCACGGTCCCGCACGGGGTTCCCGCGGTCGAGGCCGCCGCGCACCCGCCCGAGCGGCAGGAGCCCGAGGTTCTCGTCATCACGGGGATGTCCGGTGCGGGGCGAACCCGTGCCGCGAGCGTGCTCGAGGACCTCGACTGGTTCGTGGTCGACAACCTGCCACCGATGATGATCATCCCGCTCGTCGACCTCATGACGCGGGCGGGCTCGGCCGTCGAGCGGCTCGCCGTCGTCGTCGACGTGCGCGGCCGGCAGTACTTCGCCGAGCTGGCGGAGTCCCTGGGGCACCTGCGCGACGCGGGAGTGCAGTACCGGATCCTGTACCTGGACGCCTCGGACGAGGAGCTCGTGCGGAGGTTCGAGGCGGTGCGGCGGCCGCACCCGCTCCAGGCCGACGGGCGCATCCTCGACGGCATCGCCGAGGAGCGCCGCGCCCTCGCCTCGCTCGTCGAGCGCGCCGACACCGTCATCGACACCACGACGCTGTCGGTGCACGACCTGGCACGCGAGGTGCGCGCGGCCGTCGGCGACGGGGCACCCGAGGTGCTGCGCGTCAACGTGGTCGCGTTCGGCTTCAAGTACGGCCTGCCGCTGGACGCCGACCACGTCGTCGACGTCCGCTTCCTGGCCAACCCGTACTGGATCACCGAACTGCGTCATCTCACGGGCCGCGACGCCGCCGTGCGCGACTTCGTGCTCACCCGCCCGGGAGCCCGCCAGTTCGTCGATCGCTACGTCAGCGCGCTGGAGCCCGTGCTGGCCGGCTACCTGCACGAGGAGAAGCGGTACGCGACCCTCGCCGTCGGGTGCACGGGCGGCAAGCACCGTTCGGTCGCGATCGCCGAGGAGATCGCCGCTCGGCTGCGCGCCCAGGGTCTGCGCGTCACCGTCACCGCCCGCGACCTGGGCAAGGAGTAGCCCGTGACGTTCCCCTCCGGCAAGCCGGCCCCCTCCCTGCGCGTCTCCGGGATCCGGTCCGGGACCCCGCGCGGCCCGCAGGTCGTCGCACTCGGCGGCGGCCACGGCCTGTCCGCGAGCCTGCGCGCGCTGCGCCACGTGTCGGAGCGCCTGACCGCCGTGGTCACGGTGGCCGACGACGGCGGTTCCTCGGGCCGGTTGCGCGAGGAGCTCGGCGTTCTTCCGCCCGGGGACCTGCGCATGGCGCTGGCCGCGCTCACGGACGACTCCGACTGGGGTCGCACCTGGTCCGCCGTGCTCCAGCACCGGTTCCGCACGGACGGCCCGCTCGACCAGCACGCGGTCGGCAACCTGCTCATCACCGCGCTCTGGGAGCTGCTGGGCGACACCGTCACGGGGCTCGACTGGGTGGGCCGCCTGCTCGGCGCTCGCGGGCGCGTGCTTCCGATGGCGTCGGTGCCGCTCGTCGTCGAGGCCGACGTGGTCGGCGACGACGGCACGCTGCGCACCGTCGACGGGCAGGTCAACGTCGCGACGGCGCACGGGCGCATCGACCACCTGCGCCTGCATCCCGCGGACCCGCCGGCGTGCGAGGAGGCCGTCGCGGCCGTGCACGCGGCCGACTGGGTCGTTCTCGGCCCCGGCTCCTGGTACTCGTCGGTGCTCGTGCACCTGCTCGTGCCGCGCCTGTGCGACGCCCTGCTGAGCACGAAGGCCCGGCGTTGC from Xylanimonas allomyrinae carries:
- the rapZ gene encoding RNase adapter RapZ, giving the protein MTEPTNPPTVPHGVPAVEAAAHPPERQEPEVLVITGMSGAGRTRAASVLEDLDWFVVDNLPPMMIIPLVDLMTRAGSAVERLAVVVDVRGRQYFAELAESLGHLRDAGVQYRILYLDASDEELVRRFEAVRRPHPLQADGRILDGIAEERRALASLVERADTVIDTTTLSVHDLAREVRAAVGDGAPEVLRVNVVAFGFKYGLPLDADHVVDVRFLANPYWITELRHLTGRDAAVRDFVLTRPGARQFVDRYVSALEPVLAGYLHEEKRYATLAVGCTGGKHRSVAIAEEIAARLRAQGLRVTVTARDLGKE
- a CDS encoding OsmC family protein is translated as MVPGDKARYSAGELFLAAVASSHMVRFLEIASQVGLVVVEYTDHVVATARLGSRGDGMLTDLTLHPSVTVRPGPHANAAEVLLLHERAQSMSLVRPCLTIGVGIMSGRLTVLAEE
- a CDS encoding gluconeogenesis factor YvcK family protein; translation: MRSGTPRGPQVVALGGGHGLSASLRALRHVSERLTAVVTVADDGGSSGRLREELGVLPPGDLRMALAALTDDSDWGRTWSAVLQHRFRTDGPLDQHAVGNLLITALWELLGDTVTGLDWVGRLLGARGRVLPMASVPLVVEADVVGDDGTLRTVDGQVNVATAHGRIDHLRLHPADPPACEEAVAAVHAADWVVLGPGSWYSSVLVHLLVPRLCDALLSTKARRCVTLNLSPDAETSGLTAVDHLEVLHRHAPDLRIDVVLADPSAVEDVAAAERASAALGARLVMRQVALGDGTARHDALRLAAAYRDVFDGVLGDVGGP